Proteins encoded in a region of the Sceloporus undulatus isolate JIND9_A2432 ecotype Alabama chromosome 11, SceUnd_v1.1, whole genome shotgun sequence genome:
- the GUSB gene encoding beta-glucuronidase yields MAWKLLLSFFWLGLCRAGGLLSPKESPSREVKDLGGLWGFRADWSEQRDAGFAGRWYLQPLRQSGPVMDMPVPASFNEITQDPNLRRFVGWVWYEKEVLPPIRWLQTETRTRVVLRIGSAHYYSIVWVNGVQVTEHEGGHLPFEVEISHLLADAPGEPCRITIAINNTLTPNTLPPGTIQYMPDESLYPKGYFVQNTHFDFFNYAGIHRPVLLYTTPSAYIDDITVTTDLIGNIGLLQYLVSIQGSPRYSVSLTLHDGDGKVVATGNGSAGELKVPNPILWWPYLMHERPGYLYYLKVVLSAEVDGTISEDSYTQTVGFRTIRVTSNQFLINGKPFYFHGVNKHEDADIRGKGLDWPLVVKDFNLLRWLGANSFRTSHYPYAEEIMDLCDAYGIVVIDECPAVGMKDSANFGNKSLQRHLAVMEELIRRDKNRPSVVMWSVANEPASELAPAGQYFKTVIAHTKSLDPTRPVTYVSNAKYNRDQGAPYVDVICVNSYLSWYHDPGHLEVIQLQLNSQFDNWYKTHQKPIIQSEYGADTIAGLHTDPPLMFSEEYQSAVLKEYHAVLDQKRKEYVIGELIWNFADFMTNQGTTRVLGNKKGIFTRQRQPKSAAFLLKERYWKLANESLCLTPPKYDDVCLPSAQQLKRS; encoded by the exons ATGGCATGGAAGCTGCTGCTGAGCTTCTTCTGGCTTGGGCTCTGCAGGGCTGGAGGGCTGCTCTCCCCCAAAGAGTCCCCTTCCAGGGAAGTCAAGGACTTGGGGGGCCTCTGGGGCTTCAGGGCAGACTGGTCGGAGCAGAGGGACGCTGGCTTTGCAGGACGATGGTACCTGCAACCCCTCCGGCAG TCAGGGCCGGTGATGGATATGCCGGTGCCTGCCAGCTTCAACGAAATCACCCAAGACCCGAACTTGAGGCGCTTCGTCGGCTGGGTTTGGTATGAAAAGGAGGTCCTGCCGCCCATCCGGTGGCTTCAGACAGAGACTCGAACTCGGGTGGTGCTTCGGATCGGCAGCGCACATTACTACTCCATTGTG TGGGTCAATGGTGTCCAGGTCACTGAGCACGAGGGCGGCCATCTTCCCTTCGAAGTTGAGATCAGCCACCTTCTTGCGGATGCCCCCGGGGAGCCGTGCCGCATCACCATTGCCATCAACAACACCCTGACGCCAAACACGCTGCCTCCGGGGACCATCCAGTACATGCCGGACGAGTCCCT GTATCCCAAAGGCTACtttgtccaaaacacacattTCGACTTCTTCAACTACGCTGGGATCCATCGGCCGGTCCTACTTTACACAACTCCCTCCGCCTATATTGACGACATCACAGTGACCACCGACTTGATCGGAAACATTG GTTTGCTGCAATATTTGGTGTCAATCCAAGGAAGCCCACGCTACTCTGTGAGCCTGACTTTACACGACGGAGATGGCAAGGTGGTGGCAACGGGGAACGGGTCAGCCGGCGAACTCAAAGTGCCCAATCCGATCCTTTGGTGGCCGTATCTGATGCACGAACGCCCCGGGTACCTTTACTACTTGAAG GTCGTGCTCTCCGCCGAAGTGGACGGCACCATCTCCGAAGATAGCTATACCCAGACGGTGGGTTTCCGGACCATCCGCGTCACCTCAAACCAGTTCCTCATCAACGGGAAGCCGTTTTACTTCCATGGGGTCAACAAACACGAAGACGCCGAC ATCCGtggcaaggggctggactggcCCTTAGTGGTGAAGGACTTCAACCTCTTGCGCTGGCTGGGGGCCAACTCCTTCCGCACCAGCCACTATCCTTACGCTGAGGAGATCATGGACCTCTGCGACGCCTACGGCATCGTGGTGATCGACGAGTGCCCTGCGGTTGGCATGAAAGACAG CGCAAACTTTGGGAACAAAAGTCTCCAACGCCACCTCGCCGTGATGGAGGAGCTGATCCGCCGGGACAAGAACCGTCCCTCGGTGGTGATGTGGTCGGTGGCCAACGAACCGGCCTCAGAGCTTGCCCCGGCCGGCCAATACTTCAA GACGGTGATCGCCCACACCAAGTCCCTGGACCCGACGCGGCCCGTCACATACGTCTCGAACGCCAAGTATAACCGCGACCAAGGG GCCCCGTACGTGGACGTCATCTGTGTGAACAGCTACCTGTCCTGGTACCACGATCCGGGTCACCTGGAAGTCATCCAGCTGCAGCTCAACTCCCAGTTTGACAACTGGTATAAAACTCACCAGAAGCCCATCATCCAGAGCGAATATGGAGCCGACACCATTGCTGGTCTCCATACG GACCCCCCTCTCATGTTTTCCGAGGAATATCAGTCCGCCGTCCTGAAGGAATATCACGCCGTCTTGGACCAAAAGCGGAAGGAGTATGTCATTGGAGAACTCATCTGGAACTTTGCCGACTTTATGACAAACCAAG GGACAACCCGCGTTTTGGGCAACAAGAAAGGGATTTTCACCCGCCAACGGCAACCCAAATCGGCTGCCTTTCTGCTGAAGGAGAGATACTGGAAGTTGGCCAACGAATCCTTGTGTCTCACGCCGCCCAAATACGACGATGTCTGCCTGCCTTCCGCTCAGCAACTCAAGCGGTCTTAG